A stretch of Telopea speciosissima isolate NSW1024214 ecotype Mountain lineage chromosome 11, Tspe_v1, whole genome shotgun sequence DNA encodes these proteins:
- the LOC122646125 gene encoding LOB domain-containing protein 24-like: MSFRCAACTLFRRRCQQDCIFAPYFPPTEPDKFELLHRYFGARNVAKILQEVEDNQRAQAIETMYFEARSRVEDPVLGCYRIIAQLRKQIRETEAEIEKTHAAIAFYAHQPHQRNHF, translated from the exons ATGAGTTTTCGTTGCGCAGCTTGCACACTCTTTAGGAGAAGATGCCAACAAGATTgtatttttgcaccttattttcCTCCTACTGAACCAGACAAATTTGAATTGCTTCACAGATATTTTGGTGCCAGAAATGTAGCAAAAATCCTTCAG GAAGTTGAAGATAATCAAAGAGCTCAAGCAATAGAGACAATGTATTTTGAGGCTCGATCCAGGGTTGAGGATCCAGTTCTTGGGTGTTATAGGATCATAGCTCAACTACGAAAGCAAATACGTGAGACAGAAGCTGAGATTGAGAAGACCCATGCAGCAATCGCCTTCTATGCCCACCAACCACATCAAAGGAACCATTTTTAG